GTACTAACCCCGATCcaaataaatgtaatagtaTTCTCTTTGGCTTTGCAGATTATAACCTAGACAAACTTATAACGCGGATATAGGTAGAACCTGGGTGTTGAGTGATTTCCTATGTATTGTGTTAGCACATAACCAGGCCAATATACAAAAAACaccatttttacattttttttctgaattacACTCGTGTAACTCGGGTCGTTAATATCTTTTATAGTTCATAGAAGGCTTAATCATAGCTCACTTGACTCACGCCTCGCATTGAGTCTACACCGCCGCCCTAGCATCTAGCAAATCCAGAGGAGTCAATAGAGCGATTCTGGCATTTAAGTACGCACTTTTTACAGTTAACCTGTTATTATATCGACCTGGAAATACCTCAGACGAATGTCAAGAAATATCGAGTGCTCgggttttttaatttatgaaaacaCAAACGCCAATTAATTAGCCCAATCAATATTTAATTTCGATTGCATTCTTTGGTTCCGCTTCCAAACTAAGATCGCTGGcccatatttatattttatcgtaGCCGTAACCGACATTCAAAAGATAATCTCAAGAACAATGCAGATATATATCAGGAATGATCATAATAACCTAGACAACATCTCGATACCAATCAGACGGTGACAAATTACTGTGATCCAATTATATGTGCGTTTCATAATAGTAGTGTTAGCTAATATAAAATTAGCACCACGGGTTCCTAAAGTTGCTATGCTGACAAGAATCGGCAATACACTTAACAATAAGAGCGTCCGATCATTTactttacgcactagatccggcttccgtcatccgaatTATTaccgtcaaccgttagaaatagttctacgactacactCTTTTCACGGGTAcagatcggattcggatcggacgtagtccGAAAGCGCTCTTAATCAGTATATTACAATAACTCGTGACGATTGAGTGCGGGCATCCGAGGGACTACCCGCTAGTTCTTCGCATGTCTCCTGCCATTGTTGGCAGGTTCTAGTGAACAAAtctcattttcaatgtaactctatgggaaatgtttgaacccGAATAGCTTTTGATCCGTACTACCTGGAAACCCAAACTCAACGAGCTTTTCTCGTCAAGACCTTTCAAACGATATATTGTACCTATTGTGGTTGTTGAGGAATATAATTTCCAACCGACTTTGTGCTTTACTTAAATAGATtagtaacataaataatttccaGAAGCTGACGCTACACTCGAAATGACAACCAAAGTGAAAATGATTTGTGTCATAGCTGATGTTACGTAAGCCTAAACGAATCCGAAAATAATACGCAGCTCTGTTTGAAGTTTGCCTTTAAATTATACTGAAATCGGaacaataaatgccttttttatagaagaggcaAACGATGTTCACGTGATGTTAATGGATCTCCGCCCCCCACATTctcgtgcaacaccagaggaggaAGGAAGTTGCCCTAAGTGTGGAAGATCTCAGTgagatcttatttttttttatgacaatatgggacgagacgaacaggactctggattattattgaaaaacccaaaaattctaagcggcaatacaattacgCTCATCACTTAAGACACTAGATATTATCTCAAATATATTGCAGTTCTACAACTATTTATTGCAAAGCGtagtaattcatttttatactcAATAAACGCCATAATCGAAATAATGACGCCAAAGAACATATTTAACATGATTTAAGTGAAATAGTAACAGACTTAACAATTTGATAACAGTATCATTTGAAATGTTATATCACAGTTACGTAAATTAGATTTTCATGCAGAAATAAATCTCCCTGAAAGTTCAACATCGGAAGCATTTCAAATGTTCATCGTCAGCATCGATTATTCTATTTTTACCTGTGTTCCAAGCTCCTTTTATCCAGCCACGTGTTATGTACCATTGTTGTTTCAGCGTAACAATCCAGTTCCAGTTCACTTCTGTTCAAGGGTTTGCCCACACCAACAATAGATTTATCGGGAATTTCTACGGTTTCGTCCCCCGCTATTATTTTTACTGGTTTCCTAGACGAGGCTGAGTTTGCGCGTGCGCGTAATTCTTGCGGACTTACCGATGGCGAGAGTGGATACGCAACTTCGAACGCGTCGGGCATAGTAgcttttagtattttattatgtaaaatagaaatgtataaaataaactgccCTCAACGATATCAGACAAGAACTGCCAATAAACTTAGACGCAATAAGATTATAATTGACCCCACATTGCGATAACGCTATTAACGGCTGCAGATAAGTATATGATGGAATTTAACTTACTGTTTCAATACTTATATTTTGATCATTCAATTAAgtactgtatatttttttaataacgtagtaataaatataattatacttcTTATTGGCATTGGCCTTCTCTACTCCGTGAAATTTAAGGATGCGTTTTTTCTAAGTTACCAAAAAAGTGGTTTATCAGTTATCATAACTGATCATATTTAAGAAGGAAAGAAAAAAATGtctaattatcattaaataaaaagacacaaaagaaatatctacgcaacgccaagggGTCTAGCCTTTAAAGAGCATTGGATCCCAACAGTTCGAGCAGCTCTACGTTGCACATTGTCAAATGGtccgagctgatactggggtgcaccagaccagtgATGAGAGTATCTGTATGTGGCTGGATTAGCATTTTAtagagcgctaaaatgtggAATCCGGCTTGACGTAAAGCCTAGCTCTATTTATGACCCTCAGTTTCGCCGAagacaatttggctttgccttccaaatgaccacagaattggcACTACATTAAGAGACCTGGTGTTccgatacatttatttttttaatggttaATAAGCAAACCTGAgtgaattaaatatatcattaaattattatgttggAGGTTGCAAACAAacaggctaactgccagaccCCCCTCCTATGCTTTAGAAAGCCGCCTCTCATCTATGTTTATTTACATCTCATCACCATCTGGCATATCAGAAGATCATCTGTTGACCGACTATAGTGAAACATCctcattttatttgattttatgggCATGGGCTGACTTGAATGAGTATGGGACTGCACCTTTTGCATAAAAATGCCGGAATAAACACATAAGCACCAGTCTCAACACATTGGCTCATGTTCTGAAGCTCAATATTGGCTTAAACATACTGCATGGGGATTCTGATTGAGGAGCCAGAGATGTTCAAGATTATAGCATCAGTATTCCCTCTGGGTACTATAAACCCTTGACAGTAGAGTTTTGAACTTTAATGTTAGTAACTGCAGCAAAGTAGGGAATGAATGAATGCCAATCAACTTGCATACATAGAATACAATCATCCCTTTAAACTTCTGTGTATTGAGGTTTACATTGGACCCAGGTGTTACATGGTGGCGAATGAATTGGCTACAAGGGGCTGTGAGACCGCACATTTAGGACCGGAACCTTTCATTCCTCTCCTACATAGTTAGTTCAGGAACTACGtaaatcaaaagaaaaatacactCCGTCAACAATATTGGGACAAACTAGAGGAATGTAGGCAAGCCAAATCAGCTCCATCCAGTGGCAACTTGCACAAATACTATTTGCAGATTCTGCAGAAGCCTATGTTCAGCAGCTGTCAAGGGGAGTATTCCAAAGAACTCTTCTAGTCTTGACTCCAGCTGCAGAAATTCAACACATGCCACAAACTATATTGTAACCCCCACCACTTGGATATATGTTTTTCCACAGCATGGTTTACATGGAGTTTTCTTCAATGTACATTACAAACTACTAAATCAAAATCCAGTGTATTCAGCTCAATACACCTCACACCTcacctaccttcaaaaaagtatgtagaacaacctaaataaatatgatatatgTTACTAAACAATTTAAAGGAAACAAGATTGAGTATTTATGatggttttttaattttttcataaaaataactgATCCATCAATACCATTTGATGAGTTTAATAGTACTTATCCATATTCTCAAGTCTCTTCTACATAAGGTGATCAAACAGGCAGTgttaactttaaaattatttcagtcCAGTGTTTACaagtcatattatttattagaaaagccTATAAGATTGAACTCACTCCTATATAAACCTGTACATagtaaataacatatattaaaaaaattgtttaatctATTTTTAAGCAAATCATACCTGTGTTCAGCTCTTCTATAGTATTTTTTAGATACCATGGGGTCTTGAGCTTGAGGCAAACATTCCTTATCTTTGAATCCATCAATTTGAGTCATTTTGAGAGTATCGGGATATAGAGCGCAGTAACCCCTTTGACTTGTACTCAGGCCGGTAAGTAGACGCCAATTTTTCAACATACACTAGATTTTCTCAGTTTTATCTGTAAAACGATAACTGTGTTAATATTTTGACTTCGCTCACGTCTCCgatttgataattaatatttgaaggTACGCcgcataaatacattttatgctatagataaataaaattattaatactacgATAAGATTTAACATGACTAAAAACAAATACTACATACATTTCATCAACTaagataagaataattattatttattaaatatgttcAGGGCAGATCATAATATTCCTTTATCTTTCAGGTAGTTTATGAAgaattattcattatttcatGATATTCTAAAACACAACTATGACAGAATACATATACAATACACGACAACCGTTCAGACTTCAGTAAAATTTCGTTATCTTTAGATGTTATTTGTGAAAttgtaaatatgtaataatgtaaCTGTAACACCTCACTCatcagttttaaatattttattgcttattGCAATCCATAAGTACTCTGtgatgtaaattttaaaatagaagCCACAGAGAATGTCTAATGTCAACAATGACTAGCGCTTGTCGATAGACGATAGACTATAATATGAagtaatctaaataatatataattattaacaatgacgttctatatatatggacatatcattcaaattattaaatcaaaatccctctagaacgtaaagaagtaacaaatataaacataagccaataaataaacactttataatatgaaagtgatttttgattaaaaacgtaaaaaatctCTGACTGAACAGATTTTGATCGGAAAATatggacagactgacgaacgtaaaacttatagcaaccctctttttcgtctgggtgtaaaaaaatacctaactgctactccactgatgtctcTGTCCAAATAGGgttctaaatacaaaatacgcAGCTATAACTGAAAtcgtgtttacattgctgcctaatgccttgaccaataatatttaaaaaaaaacgagtaaacccagaaatgtatagacatagcagtcgaagcgtaatatggtgtcatttgtggcatgtgccatatttcgactttgattttgtatgaggtgcattgtctatgtGTATGGAACGTCATTGATTGTTACATTTCTGTCGCCCAAAgagtaggtataataatatatctgtcGCCCAAAGTAATATAGTAAGCTGCTTTTATTTAAGAAATCGTGCAGCCTATTATATACCGAGCGAATTAACATGACACCTTGATCGATCTTGACAGTCGCCTTTGGGAATTGTTCCGTGCTGTCAGACTGTCACTTGTCAGTGGTGACCTGTTTCATTGGAAAGTATTTTCATAGTTTATACGTTAAAGTTAATAAAGTCTGTGCTATATTAGCTGTTCTTGACTTTAATGCTTTGGCATAGCTATTCCGGTATTCATAAAATTTCATGAACATATACTTttgacttcaataaatatttaatcttaTTACCGCCACTCAATCAATACGGGTCCATGCCCATGTATTCGTCTATAGTTAATTTTTCAGTGCAAAATATTTAGTCATAATGGCTTATACAGAAAAAGTGTTACTCAATGGCTCTGCCCTTTCCCTATTGCTTTACGAATGTTTAAACTCTTCTTATAGCCAGGTAATCATCAGGTGGTAATCATGAATCAAATTAATTCACACATACctattatgaaattattttctataaagtttatatttttaggaAGGGTTCTTGGTTGGAGATGTCACATCAGAAATTACAAATCACATCTCAGATTCCCACAACGACACTGCTCGATTAGATACTCAAATTGCCATAACAACTGTTCTGCCGTTGCCTACAGTATCACTTTTTTATCTCCCATCTGGTTGTATAAGGGAAGATGTAATGTCAGATTTGTTGTCAAGTGATGCAAGTGAAATTATTGGTTGGTACAAATACCGCAAAAACAGTAGCATCAAACCAACATTACGTGACAAATTAATATCAAAAGGACTgcaaaagtattttgaaaaatatcatGGCAAAAAAACATTTGTGACATGTAATCTATCAATTAAAACTTCTGCTGAGGGCTCAACtcataatttaatatacaaatttggAAAAATCAATTGCTTTGATATGTATGAGTATATAGATGATGTATCTTCTAATTTGGGTGAAAAACAAACTGGTTACAAGAAGCCATACCGTTTATCACCCCATTGCATATTTAATAAGATAGTAAGTGAAAGTAATGTCCGTAAAAACAATTCAGATAATGCAATCATGATGATACAAGAGGCTGTTGACGTGAGGCTAGTGAAAGAGGCAAAGATAGCTGCTAAGAATGAGGCTTTAGTTAGAGAATTGGAAGCAGAAATAAAGACGATGAATGGAATTTTTGCAGACAAGCAAGCAGCCGATCTTGAATTAGCTTACAAAAGAGTTTTAGATGAAAAAACTGTAAATAGAGAAATTGAGATGGTGGATGCATGCATTGATGCTCTGAAAACTCCAACAGCCGTAGACATACTTAGTTTGCCTAACATTATTGTTAGTAATGCAGATGTTCAAATGGACGATGAATCCTCTATGCAAATGAATGAAGTTAATGTAAGAGTTAAATCTCCTGGCCCTGGTCAGTCCTCAAATTCCACTAAACCACACACAATGAATTATGCTTCTGCGGTGAAGAAAATGAGTGAATCTGTATCAATTGATGTAAGTAATATATTCTCTATATTCCTCTATATTTGGGTGAATGAGTTTTGCTTGGCCTGAAAATTTGGAAACCTGAATTTTCATAGTAAGAGTAAGCTAATAAATTCTaagataaacaaatatttttttataatagttttatcaTGCAATCAGTCGAGAGACTATTAACAGATGTGCTCTGAGATTATTGGCGATCAGAGTAATTTCCTCATTAGGAATTCCTCTATATTTAATTATGGCTATCTAATTTATGCCCTCTTTTCAGCCTGCACATTGCCTCAGGAAGAGTTAATTGCACAGAAAGTTGGTTTGGGTGGGCCATCAGTTTGTTTTTGTACTTAATTTTGGTGTTCCTTATTTCCTCTTTTACTGTGTTGATATTTAGGTTGCTATGGATTTCAGAAAATCTTAGAAACCATGGTGCATTTGAGATTTGTTTCAGGATGTAATTCTGACATATTTGTACTGATATTGGAGTCACTTGCCGAACCCCAGTTTAATTCGATAGATATTGGCATTTTGTGGGTTTTATATATAAGCAATTTAAAAGATACACTAAatctctatatataaaaatgaattgttgtttgttagtctcgctaaaactcaagaacggctggactgatttggctaattttggtcttgaattatttgtggaagtccagagaaggtttaaaaggtgaataaataggaaaatgctgctaaattaaataaaaacaacaaatttgtttttcctttgatgtgtccatacataatttctatgagagaatttattgtttaacagttctgctgtgaaacaatttcattacgacagcagtgtgcatattttacgaagtaatttttgatcttatgatatattattgacaaattcatataaacacattattttatttattatatacagaatgtctgtcgggtcagctagttagataTAAAAACTTTAGTATCTAAAAAACACATATTAGGAAAATCACAGGATGAAATAATGACATAAGTCTCAAAAGACATGTGTCATAGAACATGAATCAAAAGATTGAGAGATTAAACCCTAAAGACTTAAAATGGCTATTGACTATAGGATTGTTAGGGAGTGTACATGTCATGCCGATGACAGGGATATGATGCCAAGGTACGAAATGTTGGTTTTCATGACTATCTTctatattcatttaattatgtgtGTTATTTAGAGATCaattatttagttataatttataactaacaCAATTTGTTTCCATcccattaaatacttattttttatatttcagaaactaTTACGTTAGAATCAACTGTTGATAGACTATCTGTCACTATGTTTTTTGaaatgtgtgtttgtgtgtttatattaatacatcATTATGATGATATGACATGAAATGTACGCTCCCTGACGATTGTTcttctgttaaaattatttttaaatgttttccaAATGGCCTTCCCACTTCAATGTAATCTAGTAAAATGGGGAAAACCTTCAAAATAATGTGCTATACATGTGGAAAGGCtattggtatattttttttttttttatggaataggaggacaaacaagcgtacaggTGACCTGTTGTTAACATACTTCTTGATAGGAGTCATATCTGACACAGCTATGATAGATTATGCAAAAGTTTTTAAACTGATTGATTAATGTTAAGGAgtatgagtaataataataataaatctttatttgttgcaaaaaagaaatacaattttgcttaaaattaccctcgacccccaaactaggacagccagtgacatgggggtcagtctcttcccagttgtgcatTGTAAACTGGTGAGTGACACAGCACCTAATCTAGTTTCCTATGACCTAAACACTACAATTGAAATATTCTGTTGATGATgtctaaatttatatatattttttttctttcagacTACAAGTAGTTTGGATGAAGACTTAATTAGCTTTGATGTTGATGAGACATCTAATCCTAAATCGATTATAATCAATGACAATGCAACAAGTTTTCATGAAAGTTCTCCAGAGTATTAAGTACCTTAAGTTGATGAAATTCAAGTTACCATATTTACattcacaataatttattattgtttatctaACATTATTCCTAACAGTACTGTATTGTTAAAGTACTTACTATATTTGTTACTAACAGTGTAAATGTTGACAGAAGGTAGCTATGAAATAGCATTGCATTCTAGTATGGggtatttcatattatattatttaccatATTGACCCTTGAActacttaacatattataaattatgtttccgGACTTATCACATAAACCTATTTGACACAAATggaaagtatttaaattttgggacctaatatataatttaaatgttaatacaTAG
Above is a genomic segment from Leptidea sinapis chromosome 35, ilLepSina1.1, whole genome shotgun sequence containing:
- the LOC126975322 gene encoding BRISC complex subunit FAM175B-like isoform X1, which produces MAYTEKVLLNGSALSLLLYECLNSSYSQEGFLVGDVTSEITNHISDSHNDTARLDTQIAITTVLPLPTVSLFYLPSGCIREDVMSDLLSSDASEIIGWYKYRKNSSIKPTLRDKLISKGLQKYFEKYHGKKTFVTCNLSIKTSAEGSTHNLIYKFGKINCFDMYEYIDDVSSNLGEKQTGYKKPYRLSPHCIFNKIVSESNVRKNNSDNAIMMIQEAVDVRLVKEAKIAAKNEALVRELEAEIKTMNGIFADKQAADLELAYKRVLDEKTVNREIEMVDACIDALKTPTAVDILSLPNIIVSNADVQMDDESSMQMNEVNVRVKSPGPGQSSNSTKPHTMNYASAVKKMSESVSIDTTSSLDEDLISFDVDETSNPKSIIINDNATSFHESSPEY
- the LOC126975322 gene encoding BRISC complex subunit FAM175B-like isoform X2, whose translation is MSDLLSSDASEIIGWYKYRKNSSIKPTLRDKLISKGLQKYFEKYHGKKTFVTCNLSIKTSAEGSTHNLIYKFGKINCFDMYEYIDDVSSNLGEKQTGYKKPYRLSPHCIFNKIVSESNVRKNNSDNAIMMIQEAVDVRLVKEAKIAAKNEALVRELEAEIKTMNGIFADKQAADLELAYKRVLDEKTVNREIEMVDACIDALKTPTAVDILSLPNIIVSNADVQMDDESSMQMNEVNVRVKSPGPGQSSNSTKPHTMNYASAVKKMSESVSIDTTSSLDEDLISFDVDETSNPKSIIINDNATSFHESSPEY